The candidate division KSB1 bacterium genome window below encodes:
- a CDS encoding AgmX/PglI C-terminal domain-containing protein, protein MKPSSLNPACDNNAHDTPPRRRWGPLGLTLGLLLSTGLLLAPADTLQETLQQILEIRRRSRALEREIATLRATNASLKATIAQQAGQIDTLKSVLALAFKTLDSLAAASRLEPTVLPQTAALELRGSIPRNAGAAAGSASRACPAGLMPLAPAATTAPQLRTGVPPALAGLKSRRVGGRDPQAIRTVIQRHVPAITDLYQRELRNNPALYGSLTLRFEVDPLGQLNNSEIINSTLRAPGLEQKILDKMRHWRDFGESRDDAGVARYQLTYVFGDSLQAASFAIYAVE, encoded by the coding sequence ATGAAACCCTCATCCCTCAATCCTGCGTGCGACAACAACGCGCATGACACGCCGCCCCGCCGCCGATGGGGGCCGCTCGGGCTGACGCTTGGTCTTTTGCTGAGCACCGGTCTCCTGCTCGCACCTGCCGACACGTTGCAGGAAACCCTGCAACAGATTCTCGAAATCAGAAGGAGAAGTCGCGCGCTCGAGCGGGAAATTGCCACACTGCGCGCCACGAATGCGAGTCTCAAAGCCACCATCGCGCAGCAGGCTGGGCAAATTGACACGCTGAAGAGTGTTCTTGCCCTCGCCTTCAAAACGTTGGATTCGCTCGCCGCCGCCTCCCGACTCGAACCAACAGTATTGCCACAAACCGCTGCCCTTGAGCTTCGTGGTTCCATCCCGCGCAATGCCGGCGCGGCGGCAGGAAGCGCGTCCCGTGCTTGCCCTGCCGGCCTCATGCCGCTTGCACCGGCTGCCACGACTGCGCCGCAGCTTCGCACCGGTGTTCCTCCCGCCCTCGCAGGGCTCAAGAGCCGGCGTGTTGGTGGCCGAGATCCGCAGGCCATCAGAACCGTGATCCAACGCCATGTTCCGGCCATTACCGATCTCTATCAACGGGAGCTGCGGAACAATCCCGCGCTTTATGGCAGCCTGACGCTGCGCTTTGAAGTCGATCCATTGGGACAGCTCAACAACTCCGAAATCATAAACAGCACACTACGGGCGCCGGGCCTCGAACAAAAGATCCTGGACAAGATGCGGCACTGGCGGGATTTTGGCGAATCACGCGATGACGCCGGTGTGGCCCGTTATCAACTGACTTATGTCTTCGGCGACTCGCTGCAGGCTGCGAGCTTTGCGATTTATGCCGTTGAGTGA